A genomic region of Chionomys nivalis chromosome 12, mChiNiv1.1, whole genome shotgun sequence contains the following coding sequences:
- the Ptgdr gene encoding prostaglandin D2 receptor: protein MNVSYRCHASRWVENGSSATMGSVLFGAGLLGNLLALVLLARSGLGYCGPRPLRPPPSVFYVLVCGLTVTDLLGKCLVSPVVLAAYAQNRSLQELLPTAGNQLCQAFAFIMSFFGLASTLQLLAMALECWLSLGHPFFYQRHITLRRGVLVAPLVGAFCLAFCALPFAGFGKFVQYCPGTWCFIQMVHEKRSLSVLGFSVLYSSLMALLVLATVLCNLGAMRNLYTMHRRLKRHPRCCPRDRTLPGSSQGLGSLHPLEELDHLLLLALMTVLFTMCSLPLIYRAYYGAFKLVHTTEGDSEDLRALRFLSVISIVDPWIFIIFRTSVFRMLFHKIFVRPLSYRNWHSHSCQKSKMESSL from the exons ATGAACGTGTCCTATCGCTGCCACGCATCCCGCTGGGTGGAAAATGGCTCCTCCGCGACCATGGGCAGCGTGCTCTTCGGCGCCGGGCTGCTGGGCAACCTGCTGGCGCTGGTGCTTCTGGCGCGCTCGGGCCTGGGGTACTGCGGACCACGGCCGCTGCGCCCACCACCTTCGGTCTTCTACGTACTAGTGTGTGGCTTGACAGTCACCGACTTGCTGGGCAAGTGTCTGGTCAGCCCGGTGGTTCTGGCTGCCTACGCGCAAAACCGGAGCCTACAGGAACTGCTGCCTACAGCGGGCAATCAGTTATGTCAAGCCTTTGCTTTCATCATGTCCTTCTTTGGGCTAGCCTCGACGTTACAGCTGTTGGCTATGGCGCTGGAGTGCTGGCTCTCTCTGGGACACCCCTTCTTCTACCAAAGGCACATCACCCTGCGCCGGGGAGTGCTAGTGGCGCCATTAGTGGGAGCCTTCTGCTTGGCTTTCTGCGCACTTCCCTTTGCCGGCTTTGGGAAGTTTGTGCAGTACTGCCCTGGCACCTGGTGCTTCATCCAGATGGTCCACGAGAAGCGCTCGCTATCGGTTCTCGGTTTCTCTGTGCTCTACTCCAGCCTCATGGCGCTACTGGTCCTTGCTACCGTGCTGTGCAACCTGGGCGCCATGCGCAACCTCTATACCATGCACCGGCGCCTGAAGCGCCACCCTCGCTGCTGCCCCAGAGACCGCACCCTGCCAGGCTCCAGTCAAGGTCTGGGGTCCCTGCATCCCCTGGAGGAGTTGGATCACCTCCTGCTGCTGGCTCTGATGACAGTGCTGTTCACTATGTGTTCCCTACCTTTAATT TATCGTGCTTACTATGGAGCCTTTAAACTTGTCCACACAACTGAAGGAGACTCGGAAGACCTCCGGGCCCTGCGTTTTCTGTCTGTGATTTCGATCGTGGACCCCTGGATTTTCATCATTTTCAGAACTTCAGTATTCCGGATGTTATTTCACAAGATTTTTGTAAGACCTCTGAGCTACAGAAACTGGCACAGCCATTCCTGCCAAAAATCTAAGATGGAATCATCTTTGTGA